A single region of the Austwickia chelonae genome encodes:
- a CDS encoding ABC transporter ATP-binding protein — MITIRNLSKSYPSGTGPVPVLSEVDLSVDPGELVALMGPSGSGKSTLIKICAGLVLGDTGDIDIAGQTLTRLSARRRAHLRLEHVGVVFQDHNLLPELSAVENVALPLRALGTARRTALDEAQDALLAFGLDHLAARRPTDISGGEQQRVGIARALVGDKKILLADEPTGSLDRQASHDVFAMLRAAADGGAAVLIASHDHAVTDWADTVITIEDGTLVTE, encoded by the coding sequence GTGATCACTATTCGAAACCTGTCGAAGTCCTATCCTTCCGGGACAGGGCCGGTACCGGTGCTCTCCGAGGTCGATCTGTCCGTCGACCCAGGAGAGCTCGTCGCACTCATGGGCCCCAGCGGCTCGGGGAAAAGCACCTTGATCAAGATCTGTGCCGGGCTCGTCCTCGGCGACACCGGCGACATCGACATCGCCGGTCAGACGTTGACTCGCCTTTCAGCACGACGACGAGCGCATCTGCGACTCGAACACGTCGGTGTCGTCTTCCAGGACCACAACCTCCTCCCTGAGCTCTCTGCCGTCGAGAATGTCGCCCTTCCCCTGCGCGCGCTCGGCACCGCCCGCCGCACGGCCCTTGACGAAGCCCAGGACGCATTGCTCGCCTTCGGGTTGGACCATCTGGCCGCCCGACGTCCCACCGACATCTCCGGCGGTGAGCAACAACGGGTCGGCATTGCTCGTGCCCTCGTCGGCGATAAAAAAATTCTCCTGGCCGACGAACCCACCGGCTCACTCGACCGGCAGGCCAGCCACGACGTCTTCGCGATGCTCCGCGCCGCAGCCGACGGCGGCGCCGCCGTCCTGATCGCCAGCCACGACCACGCCGTGACGGACTGGGCCGACACCGTCATCACCATCGAAGACGGAACGTTGGTGACCGAATGA
- a CDS encoding energy-coupling factor transporter transmembrane component T family protein: protein MNPWGLLARCGPLSLVGASFVLISGVPFLDGLHEAAACAGLCAVTVVVLVGRTGFPLWRLFPAVLAVASIIWSNWLLSAEHALAPAVVAGLRVAYFVVPGIVFASYLDPFTVGDHLGQRLRMPSRPVLACVAALQRFDDLGTEWADAERVRRVRGLAPGRSLTARTRHYVALVFTLFVEAIRKAGRMTVAMEARGYSAPVVTGRPRTWAEPAPWTTADSVLMVIAVALALAPVGPGLLW from the coding sequence GTGAACCCGTGGGGTCTGCTCGCCCGGTGCGGCCCGCTCTCCTTGGTGGGGGCCTCCTTCGTCCTGATCTCCGGGGTGCCTTTCCTGGACGGCCTCCACGAAGCCGCCGCCTGTGCCGGACTGTGTGCCGTGACCGTGGTCGTGCTCGTCGGCCGGACCGGGTTCCCGTTGTGGCGGCTGTTCCCCGCGGTGTTGGCCGTGGCCTCCATCATCTGGTCGAACTGGTTGCTCTCCGCGGAGCACGCTCTCGCTCCGGCGGTGGTCGCCGGGCTCAGGGTCGCCTATTTCGTCGTTCCCGGTATCGTCTTCGCCTCCTACCTGGACCCGTTCACGGTCGGTGACCATCTCGGCCAACGCCTCCGGATGCCGTCCCGTCCCGTCCTGGCCTGTGTCGCCGCGCTGCAACGTTTCGACGACCTGGGCACCGAATGGGCCGATGCCGAGCGAGTACGCCGCGTCCGAGGGCTGGCCCCCGGGCGCAGTCTCACCGCCCGCACCCGCCACTATGTCGCTCTCGTCTTCACCCTCTTCGTCGAGGCCATCCGCAAAGCCGGCCGGATGACCGTCGCCATGGAGGCTCGTGGATATTCCGCACCGGTCGTGACCGGCCGCCCCCGCACCTGGGCCGAACCGGCGCCGTGGACGACGGCCGACAGCGTTCTGATGGTGATCGCCGTGGCCTTGGCCCTGGCACCGGTGGGGCCGGGGCTGCTCTGGTGA